The following proteins are co-located in the bacterium genome:
- a CDS encoding beta-galactosidase — MTVKLKSSGWELGGEYLPWVWAQINYWDIERSRWHDVLKTYHLAGHRVVSTVVLPSVHQIGDNEYDFGKARPHLDLSAFLNEAREIGLKVFLWAGPKDCPGVAAAGYPKMLLETGAALARDAKGNFVLSSQCFGKDVFTLPNLISDRLTEFLLPFAEALKNTLHSHIHPDGPVIGMGLTQAPGWAAATSAFAADYSTETVTYYQAFLKKQYSKIANLNKVYGTEYTSYQGIHPPQSLENSGSFPGPRLLDWARFREDYFVQAAEKLFALFAGIVGEKIPVFLSALTGGRPLNLAELEKSRCYSYALPEMPSGDDAFGFRSAAQSRFLLSQNTVVSQAGETEQEKHFRFMRGIAAGVRGWDALAPAGAGMQSGFVSDRQGIPVRHKSQCWELLKEFNTADHFLQSQISGEILLLSLPALERALYIQTPAQPRFDFFGQTDSDETGLVLDDQTHAYLALFKELERFLIKQQYPFLIAEGDANIDKMSKMSLVVIPGAKQMEPAIQHLLAGLVSKGIHVAIVGEIPGHPEKATHTPLQELVNSKPRKLVSKTKVKAKSKLTKTGRLFHLEEFSEVKLDRFLKQTGIQRPLVIDDARVRVTFHKLRNRIFIAAVNQEAEAVHTVARRDGKFVVKDFWDENKYWGGNNEIKLCLPARQVMFWELIVC, encoded by the coding sequence ATGACTGTTAAACTCAAATCTTCCGGCTGGGAGCTGGGGGGAGAATATCTTCCCTGGGTCTGGGCTCAAATTAATTACTGGGACATTGAGAGATCCCGCTGGCATGATGTTTTGAAAACCTATCATCTGGCAGGTCATCGTGTTGTCTCGACGGTTGTACTCCCCAGTGTGCATCAAATTGGAGACAATGAATATGATTTTGGGAAAGCCAGACCCCACCTGGATCTGTCGGCTTTTTTGAATGAGGCCAGAGAAATCGGGCTCAAGGTTTTTTTATGGGCAGGTCCTAAGGACTGTCCCGGCGTTGCCGCTGCAGGCTATCCTAAGATGCTGCTGGAAACCGGAGCAGCCCTGGCACGTGATGCCAAAGGGAATTTTGTACTTTCATCGCAGTGTTTTGGAAAAGATGTTTTTACATTACCGAATCTTATCTCAGACAGATTGACCGAATTCCTGCTTCCTTTTGCGGAAGCATTGAAAAATACGTTACATTCCCATATTCATCCTGATGGGCCCGTCATCGGCATGGGTTTGACCCAGGCGCCGGGGTGGGCGGCTGCGACATCCGCTTTTGCCGCGGATTACAGCACAGAAACCGTCACCTATTATCAAGCGTTTTTAAAAAAACAGTATTCGAAAATCGCTAATTTAAATAAAGTCTATGGTACGGAGTATACTTCTTATCAAGGTATTCATCCACCGCAGTCCTTGGAGAATTCCGGGAGTTTTCCAGGTCCGCGTTTATTGGATTGGGCACGGTTTCGGGAAGACTACTTTGTTCAGGCGGCGGAAAAACTTTTTGCATTATTTGCCGGTATTGTCGGCGAAAAAATTCCGGTTTTTCTTTCTGCTTTGACAGGGGGGAGGCCGTTGAATCTTGCGGAATTGGAAAAATCGCGTTGTTATAGTTATGCTTTGCCTGAAATGCCGTCGGGAGATGATGCATTTGGATTTCGGAGTGCAGCCCAATCGCGCTTTTTACTTTCGCAAAACACAGTCGTGTCCCAAGCCGGGGAAACCGAGCAGGAAAAACATTTTCGTTTCATGCGGGGAATTGCCGCAGGTGTGCGCGGATGGGATGCCTTGGCACCTGCCGGTGCCGGCATGCAGTCCGGGTTTGTCTCGGATCGTCAGGGGATTCCTGTGCGCCATAAATCGCAATGCTGGGAGTTGTTGAAAGAATTTAATACTGCGGATCATTTTTTACAAAGTCAAATTTCCGGCGAGATTTTACTTTTGAGCCTGCCTGCTTTAGAACGCGCCCTCTATATTCAAACACCGGCACAGCCTCGATTTGATTTTTTTGGACAAACGGATTCGGATGAAACCGGTTTGGTGCTGGATGATCAGACCCATGCGTATCTAGCTTTGTTTAAGGAGCTGGAGCGGTTTTTAATCAAACAACAATACCCGTTTTTAATTGCCGAGGGAGATGCGAATATTGATAAAATGAGCAAAATGTCACTGGTGGTCATACCGGGTGCGAAACAGATGGAACCGGCAATTCAACACCTGCTGGCAGGTTTGGTGAGCAAGGGGATTCATGTTGCTATTGTGGGAGAAATTCCGGGACATCCGGAAAAAGCAACGCATACCCCTTTGCAGGAATTGGTCAATAGCAAACCCCGGAAGCTAGTATCGAAGACCAAGGTGAAGGCAAAGTCCAAGTTGACCAAAACCGGGCGCCTCTTTCATCTCGAGGAATTTTCTGAGGTGAAACTGGATCGGTTTCTTAAGCAAACCGGTATTCAACGTCCTTTGGTGATTGATGATGCACGTGTGCGGGTTACGTTTCATAAATTGAGGAACCGTATTTTTATAGCAGCTGTGAATCAGGAAGCTGAAGCTGTTCATACCGTGGCCAGACGTGATGGGAAGTTTGTTGTGAAGGATTTTTGGGATGAAAATAAGTATTGGGGCGGGAACAATGAGATTAAACTTTGTTTGCCGGCACGGCAAGTGATGTTTTGGGAGTTGATCGTATGTTAA
- a CDS encoding diguanylate cyclase, with amino-acid sequence MAETILLADDDPKTIELLRVLLETKGYDLIWTRDGEETLQKARDEKPDLILMDVMMPKLNGYEVAHLLKENLETKDMAIIFVSAKSEQSHKITGLKMGGHDYITKPFDIYELMARVEAALRIKNSTGPLHRGDRRFADSAVADPLTGLYNKKYYLERFEEELARARKYSYPVACVLITVDRFEEIGENFGRLQSDQVLQRIALLLKKSNRVVDMIGCYNEKTFIVQLTQTDAGGARVVAQRFAEQIKRVRLVSNDPNYKISLSLGVAALSGGASSGGEEIIQQTQAAMHRAMAQGGDCVAVANEI; translated from the coding sequence ATGGCAGAGACCATTTTATTGGCAGATGATGATCCCAAGACCATTGAGTTGCTCCGGGTTTTACTGGAAACCAAAGGATATGATTTGATCTGGACGCGTGATGGCGAGGAAACACTGCAAAAGGCACGAGATGAAAAACCGGATTTAATACTTATGGACGTGATGATGCCCAAGCTAAACGGCTATGAAGTGGCGCATCTCCTCAAGGAAAATCTGGAGACCAAGGATATGGCGATTATTTTTGTATCTGCCAAGTCAGAGCAGAGTCATAAAATTACCGGATTGAAAATGGGCGGGCACGATTATATTACCAAACCTTTTGATATTTATGAACTCATGGCACGGGTTGAAGCAGCGTTGCGGATAAAAAACAGTACCGGGCCGCTGCATCGTGGTGACCGGCGGTTTGCCGATTCGGCAGTAGCCGATCCTCTGACCGGTCTGTATAACAAAAAGTATTATCTTGAGAGATTTGAAGAGGAACTGGCCCGGGCCCGGAAATACAGTTATCCGGTGGCCTGTGTCCTGATTACGGTGGACCGGTTTGAGGAGATTGGTGAAAATTTTGGACGCCTGCAAAGCGACCAGGTTTTACAGCGTATTGCGTTACTCCTGAAAAAAAGCAATCGTGTCGTTGATATGATCGGTTGCTACAATGAAAAGACCTTTATTGTTCAACTGACACAGACGGATGCAGGCGGTGCCCGGGTGGTGGCACAGCGCTTTGCCGAACAGATCAAGCGGGTTCGTTTGGTGAGCAATGATCCGAATTATAAAATTTCGCTTTCCCTGGGAGTGGCGGCTTTGTCCGGGGGCGCGAGTAGTGGTGGTGAGGAAATTATTCAACAAACCCAGGCGGCGATGCACCGTGCAATGGCGCAGGGCGGTGACTGTGTTGCGGTTGCTAATGAAATTTAA
- the dtd gene encoding D-tyrosyl-tRNA(Tyr) deacylase, producing the protein MKIVIQRVLQANVTVAGKSIARIDEGLLVLVGVHQDDTPNDAEYLAGKTAGLRIFEDSSGKMNLSVLDCKSSILAVPQFTLLGNCRRGKRPDFTRAAPPEKGKELYLCFCETLIKAGLDVKQGSFREHMHVQLINNGPVTILLDSKKET; encoded by the coding sequence ATGAAGATTGTTATTCAGCGTGTCTTGCAGGCTAATGTGACAGTGGCGGGAAAAAGTATTGCCCGGATTGATGAAGGGTTATTGGTTTTAGTGGGGGTTCATCAGGATGACACACCCAATGATGCAGAGTATCTGGCAGGCAAAACAGCCGGTTTGAGAATTTTTGAGGATTCTTCCGGGAAAATGAATCTTTCGGTCTTAGACTGCAAGAGCAGTATTTTGGCAGTGCCGCAGTTTACGCTGTTGGGGAATTGCCGGCGCGGAAAACGGCCGGATTTTACCCGGGCTGCCCCGCCTGAAAAAGGGAAGGAACTTTATCTATGTTTTTGTGAAACATTAATCAAGGCCGGGCTGGATGTGAAGCAAGGGAGCTTTCGCGAGCATATGCATGTTCAGTTGATTAATAATGGTCCGGTAACCATTCTGTTGGATTCTAAAAAGGAAACATAA
- a CDS encoding ABC transporter ATP-binding protein, with amino-acid sequence MNGPILSIKMLGKDYTVKGKGGIILQNKEKLIAVDHITLEIEKGTTLGLVGESGCGKSTLGRMLCRLEAPSRGEIYFQGQPIHALKGESLRRIRHFFQPVFQDPLGSLNPRLNVFQTLAEPLQLYGKKGDENEVIILLETVGLGNEVMHRYAHQLSGGQRQRLGIARALAVGPQLLVADEPVSSLDVSIQAQVLNLFLSLQQKLQLTMVFISHDLRVISQLADRVAVMYVGRIMEMASTRELFDNPCHPYTQALLNALPRLEPGRGRKRAILTGEIPSPVNPVPGCRFYSRCQYREEGCRYYENEIIKISPEHNIACKHWQKVREHRKNN; translated from the coding sequence ATGAACGGTCCTATTTTAAGTATAAAGATGCTCGGAAAGGATTATACCGTAAAGGGTAAAGGCGGGATTATCCTTCAAAACAAAGAAAAATTAATTGCCGTGGATCATATCACCTTAGAAATTGAAAAAGGCACGACATTGGGTTTGGTAGGTGAATCCGGTTGCGGGAAAAGTACACTGGGAAGAATGCTTTGCCGCTTAGAAGCACCCAGTCGCGGGGAAATATATTTTCAAGGTCAACCAATACATGCTTTGAAAGGAGAATCACTGCGGCGCATTCGCCATTTTTTTCAACCGGTTTTTCAAGATCCGCTAGGAAGTCTTAATCCGAGATTGAATGTTTTCCAGACCCTGGCTGAGCCGCTTCAATTGTATGGTAAAAAAGGAGATGAAAACGAGGTTATTATATTGCTGGAAACCGTTGGGTTGGGCAACGAGGTGATGCATCGCTATGCGCATCAGCTTTCCGGCGGGCAGCGTCAGCGCCTGGGTATTGCCCGGGCATTGGCTGTTGGGCCGCAGCTTTTGGTCGCGGATGAACCGGTTTCCTCGTTGGATGTCTCAATTCAGGCACAGGTATTAAACTTATTTCTTTCTTTGCAGCAGAAACTCCAGCTGACCATGGTATTTATTTCGCATGATTTACGCGTCATCAGTCAGCTGGCAGATCGCGTGGCAGTGATGTACGTAGGGCGCATCATGGAAATGGCCTCGACCCGTGAGTTGTTCGACAATCCCTGCCATCCCTATACCCAAGCATTGCTAAATGCCCTGCCCAGACTTGAACCGGGCCGGGGAAGGAAGCGTGCCATTTTGACCGGCGAGATTCCCTCGCCAGTCAACCCCGTTCCCGGATGTCGTTTTTACAGCCGGTGTCAATACAGGGAGGAAGGGTGCCGATACTATGAAAATGAAATTATTAAAATATCTCCTGAACATAATATCGCTTGCAAGCATTGGCAAAAAGTCCGGGAACACCGGAAAAATAATTAA
- a CDS encoding YbjQ family protein encodes MYLTSQDNLKEFEIEKTLGLVKGNTVRARHLGKDIMAAIRNLIGGELPEYTKLLAESREQATDRMIKEAEELGADGIVAIRYTTSSIAQNAAELYVYGTAVTLKQKAQDRKK; translated from the coding sequence ATGTATTTGACATCGCAAGATAACCTGAAGGAGTTTGAGATAGAAAAGACACTGGGTTTGGTTAAGGGTAATACAGTTCGGGCCCGTCATTTGGGTAAAGATATTATGGCAGCGATCCGTAACTTGATTGGCGGGGAGTTGCCGGAGTACACAAAACTTTTGGCAGAGTCGCGGGAGCAAGCAACAGACCGGATGATCAAAGAAGCGGAAGAACTTGGTGCAGACGGCATTGTTGCCATCCGCTACACAACCTCGAGTATTGCTCAGAATGCAGCTGAATTATATGTATACGGCACAGCTGTGACATTGAAACAGAAAGCCCAGGATAGAAAAAAATAG
- a CDS encoding diguanylate cyclase, translated as MTENILIAEDDANIAELVKIILEAKGYSTTWAKDGQMALTMAEEAKPDLILLDVMMPRLNGYEVLKLLKENEKLSHIPVIFLTVKGETDSKVVGLRMGGHDYITKPFDLDELIARVEAALRIKSEHDHLRQANQRLSELSMTDPLTSLYNRRYLMERFHEEVERARRYQYPLACIMIDIDNFKTINDTYGHMQGDQILQQVALIMKNSNRVVDIIARYGGEEFLLILPQTDLGGAAVVAERLCKLISETRFVRNNPEQEVTISLGASAYPSGKTGTKEKLLDTADQALLEAKKLGKNRLVTFSIED; from the coding sequence ATGACTGAAAACATTTTAATCGCCGAAGATGATGCGAATATTGCTGAATTAGTTAAGATTATCTTGGAAGCCAAAGGGTATTCAACTACCTGGGCCAAGGACGGGCAGATGGCTTTGACCATGGCGGAAGAAGCCAAACCGGATCTCATCTTGCTGGATGTGATGATGCCGCGTCTTAATGGTTATGAAGTTTTAAAGCTTTTAAAAGAAAATGAGAAACTCTCGCATATTCCGGTTATTTTCCTGACAGTTAAAGGCGAGACGGATAGTAAAGTGGTCGGGCTGCGAATGGGCGGACATGATTATATTACCAAACCTTTTGATCTGGATGAACTGATTGCGCGTGTGGAAGCGGCGTTGCGGATCAAAAGCGAGCACGATCATCTGCGCCAGGCCAACCAGCGGTTGTCGGAATTGTCCATGACAGATCCCTTGACATCATTGTACAACCGTCGCTACCTGATGGAACGATTTCATGAAGAAGTGGAGCGCGCCCGGCGCTATCAGTATCCCTTGGCGTGCATCATGATTGATATTGATAATTTTAAGACTATTAATGACACTTACGGCCATATGCAGGGTGATCAGATTCTTCAGCAAGTTGCGCTTATCATGAAAAATTCCAACCGGGTGGTGGATATTATTGCCCGCTATGGCGGTGAGGAATTTTTGCTTATTCTGCCGCAGACAGATCTGGGCGGCGCGGCCGTGGTGGCAGAACGGTTGTGCAAATTGATTTCTGAGACACGTTTTGTAAGAAATAATCCGGAACAGGAAGTAACGATTTCCCTGGGTGCTTCAGCCTATCCAAGCGGCAAGACCGGGACGAAGGAAAAACTGCTGGATACGGCAGATCAGGCCCTGTTGGAAGCTAAGAAGCTGGGGAAAAATAGACTTGTTACTTTTTCTATAGAAGACTGA
- a CDS encoding ROK family protein, producing MKHLYLGIDLGGSNITAALMKRSGEVLAMNKVKTLAHEGHGKITKRLIENAKALFADEPSLHRKNLKAVGIGVPGVIDIKRGVVRYSPNLPGWTNIHLREKIRKAFRVPVYMDNDANVAAFGEKWLGAGKGFRHVVVYTLGTGVGGGVILNGGIFHGSCDGAGELGHTTIIPDGPLCNCGNRGCLEALVSGTAIAREGRQAAGKDKRSLMNKLAEGESGKITSKIVFHAAEQGDKTALRVVSQVGKYLGIGVANVINLLNPQLIIIGGGVSKAGDALLKYVKAEAQKRAMKELYRCTKIVKAQLADRAGVFGAAGIAIHVK from the coding sequence GTGAAGCATTTGTATCTTGGTATTGATCTCGGTGGCAGTAATATCACCGCAGCACTTATGAAACGTTCCGGGGAAGTCCTGGCAATGAATAAGGTGAAAACACTGGCGCATGAGGGACATGGGAAAATTACCAAGCGTTTGATTGAAAATGCAAAGGCTTTGTTTGCTGATGAACCAAGCTTGCACCGGAAAAATTTAAAAGCTGTGGGGATTGGTGTTCCGGGCGTGATTGATATCAAACGCGGTGTGGTTCGCTATTCTCCCAATCTTCCGGGATGGACTAATATTCATCTTCGGGAAAAAATACGAAAAGCATTTAGGGTGCCGGTGTATATGGACAATGATGCCAATGTGGCGGCGTTTGGAGAAAAATGGCTTGGGGCCGGGAAAGGTTTTCGGCATGTGGTTGTTTACACGCTAGGCACAGGTGTTGGCGGCGGTGTTATTCTTAATGGGGGGATTTTTCACGGGTCCTGTGACGGCGCAGGTGAACTTGGACATACAACGATTATTCCCGATGGGCCCTTATGTAATTGCGGCAATCGCGGGTGCCTTGAGGCCTTGGTTTCCGGGACGGCCATAGCGCGTGAAGGCCGACAGGCTGCCGGAAAAGACAAACGGTCTTTGATGAATAAACTGGCAGAGGGTGAGTCGGGGAAAATAACTTCGAAAATAGTGTTTCATGCTGCAGAACAGGGAGACAAAACTGCATTGCGGGTGGTGAGTCAAGTTGGGAAATATCTTGGTATTGGTGTTGCCAATGTCATTAATTTGTTGAATCCGCAATTGATTATTATCGGTGGCGGAGTCTCTAAGGCCGGTGACGCGTTACTAAAGTATGTCAAGGCTGAAGCACAAAAAAGGGCGATGAAAGAATTATACCGCTGTACCAAAATTGTCAAAGCACAATTGGCGGACCGGGCCGGTGTTTTTGGCGCCGCCGGAATTGCAATTCATGTCAAGTAA
- a CDS encoding DNA repair exonuclease, whose product MKPSLKIIHTADIHLGAKFVGLGNKGSDQRRRLRECVGDIIDYVISENADMLLIAGDVFDNQQPSPESISALTHGVQRLRDADIPAVMIAGTHDSLREDGVLKRWAIKQAGVVLLTPEQPVWIDEQKQLCVQGVSLTSAHEPKRPLTVMHKPEGDYWQIGMVHAALEMGRENPQEAVFSLDEIAKSALHYLALGHWHRRRECSKGKTVAWYPGSPEMIALDESEPGTVLKIEFLEGCQPKVTPYVVGKRSLVEITLELYDVEAILTQIRNYADVDKVLLLRLQGIIPPELFPDISEIARALEKDFFYVRVKNEFTATIKKDVLDQYGEQTVMGKFVRIVRDEKDGVDAKTQLELDQVLQLGLALLAGREVPPCS is encoded by the coding sequence ATGAAACCTTCGCTTAAAATTATCCATACAGCAGATATTCATCTGGGTGCGAAATTTGTCGGACTGGGAAACAAAGGTTCGGACCAGCGGCGCAGACTTCGTGAATGTGTCGGCGATATTATTGATTATGTCATTTCTGAAAATGCCGACATGCTGTTGATTGCAGGCGATGTGTTTGATAATCAGCAACCGTCGCCGGAATCGATTTCAGCATTAACCCATGGTGTGCAGCGTCTGCGGGATGCCGATATTCCTGCTGTGATGATTGCAGGAACCCATGATTCGTTGCGCGAGGACGGCGTGCTTAAACGTTGGGCAATTAAACAAGCAGGTGTTGTTTTGCTGACGCCCGAACAGCCGGTGTGGATCGATGAACAGAAGCAGCTTTGCGTTCAGGGTGTTTCCTTGACATCGGCGCATGAACCCAAGCGGCCTCTGACAGTGATGCATAAACCTGAAGGGGATTATTGGCAAATCGGTATGGTGCATGCAGCGCTCGAGATGGGACGTGAAAATCCTCAAGAGGCGGTGTTTTCGCTGGATGAGATTGCCAAGAGTGCTTTGCATTATTTGGCATTGGGACATTGGCACCGGCGTCGTGAGTGTTCAAAAGGAAAAACAGTGGCGTGGTATCCCGGGTCACCGGAAATGATTGCGCTGGATGAGTCTGAACCCGGGACGGTATTGAAGATTGAATTTTTGGAAGGGTGTCAACCCAAGGTGACGCCGTATGTTGTTGGGAAGCGCTCTTTGGTGGAAATAACACTGGAATTATATGATGTGGAAGCGATTTTGACGCAGATACGCAATTATGCGGACGTGGATAAAGTTCTTTTGCTCAGACTGCAAGGCATCATTCCACCGGAACTTTTTCCTGATATTTCAGAGATAGCGCGAGCATTGGAAAAGGATTTTTTTTATGTTCGTGTAAAAAATGAATTTACAGCAACCATCAAAAAAGACGTCCTGGACCAATATGGTGAGCAAACCGTTATGGGGAAATTTGTCAGGATTGTTCGGGATGAAAAAGACGGTGTTGATGCAAAGACGCAGTTGGAATTAGACCAAGTACTCCAGTTGGGGTTGGCGTTGCTGGCGGGACGCGAGGTGCCGCCATGCTCCTGA
- a CDS encoding AAA family ATPase produces MLLKRLELKRFRKFSHQVISFAPGLNIICGPNESGKSTLRTALTTVLFGNPTSTSELTRELTTWGGGEKFELRLDYVDENNMECNLRKDFAGKKIFLIKGEESLRTFKSIQASIVGTLGIPSEDLFRLCASLDVRTLGNLGTQVERRQVNKMLAGMITGTDTGGDVLQALKKLKDTLALLGKGIRGQAVKTPGPIKGNRDRLLQLKSQQKQLQATLASHREKSNEHNQIEQAVENSEKRGADLDHLLSSNKKIMESEKRRNELVALETELENQDKTRKDAEKELHEIETKMVSFSFGAWGDADSERLRQLELEIAQCAGQIKNHAKPEKSNGKYFFVLGGIAVFVGLILFLYQWIPALMFLLAGSGIMLGGTMKQKKIRTQAQKELEGLQEKEGALASLQHECADCISKTGYQSSEEIFQEWPKYRELQIKKNAWAQRLQAQMPVDAVRWQTVRRELRMTEDMLGENDLMTLKLSAQDAAAFQREFDDLLNRRQVLTDKKRQLKVLLDHEQTHQDDLYNVEEEIDAVTETLQRLESQEQLFEKTHALLDRARRDTLNPARKVLEERAGEFMAVFSQKRYTNIAVDDEDLSCKILIPETGTWENPQVLSQGTYDQFYLSLRFALSEVLTDGKPAPIFLDEPLAAFDEHRVQATLEMLKLVAKKRQILFFTCKQDYHAAADHVVDLSLA; encoded by the coding sequence ATGCTCCTGAAGCGGCTTGAATTAAAACGGTTTCGTAAATTTTCGCACCAGGTTATTTCGTTTGCGCCCGGATTGAATATCATTTGCGGCCCTAATGAATCCGGCAAGAGTACACTTCGGACGGCTTTAACAACCGTCCTGTTTGGCAACCCTACCAGTACCAGTGAACTGACCCGTGAGCTGACAACCTGGGGTGGCGGCGAGAAGTTTGAATTGCGGCTGGATTATGTTGATGAAAATAATATGGAGTGTAATCTGCGTAAGGATTTTGCGGGAAAAAAAATCTTTTTAATCAAGGGTGAGGAATCACTCAGGACATTTAAATCCATTCAGGCGAGTATTGTTGGGACGCTGGGTATTCCCAGTGAAGATCTTTTTAGATTGTGTGCGTCGCTGGATGTTCGGACGCTGGGTAATTTGGGAACGCAGGTTGAACGTCGGCAAGTGAATAAAATGCTGGCCGGCATGATAACCGGCACGGATACGGGCGGCGATGTTCTGCAAGCACTAAAAAAACTTAAAGATACCCTGGCATTATTAGGGAAGGGTATCCGCGGACAAGCGGTGAAAACACCGGGCCCCATCAAGGGAAACCGGGATAGATTGCTTCAGTTAAAGAGTCAACAAAAGCAATTGCAGGCAACCTTGGCGTCGCACCGGGAAAAAAGTAATGAACACAATCAGATCGAGCAAGCAGTGGAAAATTCTGAAAAAAGAGGGGCGGATTTAGACCACTTGCTTTCGTCCAATAAAAAAATCATGGAATCCGAAAAACGCCGGAACGAATTGGTGGCACTCGAAACAGAATTGGAGAATCAGGATAAGACCCGGAAGGATGCGGAAAAGGAATTGCATGAGATCGAGACGAAGATGGTCTCGTTTTCATTTGGCGCTTGGGGAGATGCAGACAGTGAACGTTTGCGTCAACTTGAACTTGAGATTGCGCAATGTGCCGGTCAAATTAAAAACCACGCCAAACCGGAAAAAAGCAATGGGAAATATTTTTTTGTGCTGGGTGGTATTGCGGTTTTTGTGGGACTGATTCTTTTTTTATACCAGTGGATTCCGGCCCTGATGTTTTTACTGGCCGGGAGTGGAATCATGCTGGGCGGCACGATGAAGCAAAAAAAAATCAGAACGCAGGCACAAAAAGAATTGGAAGGGTTGCAAGAAAAAGAGGGTGCGTTGGCGTCGCTGCAACACGAATGCGCCGACTGCATTTCCAAAACCGGGTATCAATCGAGTGAGGAAATTTTCCAGGAATGGCCAAAATACAGAGAGTTGCAGATCAAAAAAAATGCCTGGGCACAGCGTTTGCAAGCGCAGATGCCGGTTGATGCTGTGCGTTGGCAAACAGTTCGGCGTGAATTGAGAATGACGGAAGATATGTTGGGGGAAAATGATTTGATGACGCTGAAACTTTCGGCGCAGGATGCCGCAGCATTCCAGAGGGAGTTTGATGATCTGTTGAATAGACGCCAAGTGCTGACGGATAAAAAACGCCAACTTAAAGTTCTTTTGGACCATGAGCAAACCCATCAGGATGACCTTTATAACGTTGAGGAGGAAATTGATGCGGTAACTGAAACCTTGCAACGTTTGGAATCTCAGGAACAGCTGTTTGAAAAAACGCATGCGTTGTTGGATCGTGCCAGGCGCGACACGCTTAACCCGGCGCGTAAGGTTTTGGAGGAAAGAGCAGGGGAGTTCATGGCAGTGTTCAGTCAAAAACGCTATACGAACATAGCGGTTGACGATGAAGATTTATCTTGTAAGATATTAATACCCGAGACGGGAACATGGGAAAATCCGCAAGTGCTTTCACAAGGAACTTATGATCAATTTTATTTAAGTTTGCGTTTTGCTTTGTCTGAAGTTTTAACCGATGGCAAGCCTGCGCCGATTTTTCTGGATGAACCTTTGGCGGCATTTGATGAACATCGGGTACAGGCAACGCTGGAAATGCTTAAACTTGTCGCTAAAAAGCGTCAGATTTTGTTTTTCACCTGCAAGCAAGACTATCATGCTGCGGCTGATCATGTGGTGGATCTGTCTTTGGCATAA
- a CDS encoding response regulator, producing MGKKVIFIEDEEDVRNAVKYILEAEKYEFYGASSGPEGIAKITKYNIDLLLLDIMMPGMDGFEVCRAIKSEPSIALPVIFVSAKTEATDIARGFALGADDYIIKPFEPNDLVNRVKRVLDKYDRK from the coding sequence ATGGGCAAAAAAGTTATTTTTATAGAAGATGAAGAAGATGTAAGGAATGCAGTAAAATATATATTGGAAGCGGAAAAATATGAGTTCTATGGTGCTTCCAGCGGGCCTGAAGGCATTGCTAAAATAACCAAGTATAATATTGATTTGTTGCTTTTGGACATCATGATGCCCGGTATGGACGGTTTCGAAGTGTGCCGGGCGATTAAAAGTGAACCTTCAATTGCGTTGCCTGTCATTTTTGTGTCGGCCAAAACCGAGGCGACGGATATTGCGCGTGGTTTTGCTTTGGGTGCCGACGATTATATCATCAAACCTTTTGAACCCAATGATTTGGTTAATCGGGTGAAGCGTGTACTGGATAAGTACGACCGTAAATAG